In a genomic window of Vigna angularis cultivar LongXiaoDou No.4 chromosome 6, ASM1680809v1, whole genome shotgun sequence:
- the LOC108341112 gene encoding seipin-2, which translates to MDRPNSIHHDGDVFVDAFQHFPAEGSPEPSDSASRLPDPAPEPKSYYPAATIRRRPVSRGFADTQSSGSSLESDLVNGNWRSFQHRRWHRNLKKDENTEKPDLDDPQQVNASTEENNEGSTVTSAANDDSAVDSVDSAPRQGDSSSSFLDLPAGLAINLLGFQIKLMFMFITYPLLFVFYSCMFFMDPLGTTKRGKVFLVGILNRGWCGLFRCIRPYVSRWFKENESVWSVALRWGWGVLCSVYVGCVLFGLLVSSFVFSMLLMKYLVEKPIQMREVLNFDYSKHSPVAYVPIMSCAGVIGGIGSEDKDDDRKWVGERFIPSKHKVQLTVELRVPESGYNRNLGIFQIRVDFLLPNGKAIASSSQPCMLRFRSQLIRLITTLLKIVPLVTGYTSETQTLNVKMRGFKEGDLPTSCFKVTLEQRAEYQPGAGIPEIYDASLIVESELPLFKRIIWLWKMSIFIWIAMMAFFTELIFALVCCTPIIIPKTRQRLDSARRPATLNRPQALD; encoded by the exons ATGGACCGGCCAAATTCGATCCATCACGACGGCGACGTTTTCGTAGATGCGTTTCAACATTTTCCCGCCGAGGGCTCGCCGGAGCCTTCCGATTCGGCTTCCAGGCTTCCGGATCCTGCACCCGAACCTAAGTCATACTATCCGGCTGCCACAATCCGGCGCCGGCCAGTTAGTCGCGGTTTTGCGGATACTCAATCTTCAGGATCTAGCTTGGAGAGCGATTTAGTGAATGGCAATTGGAGAAGTTTCCAACACCGCAGGTGGCATCGAAATCTCAAGAAAGACGAGAATACGGAGAAACCCGATTTGGATGACCCGCAACAAGTTAATGCCTCGACGGAGGAGAACAACGAGGGCTCCACCGTAACTTCAGCTGCGAACGATGATTCAGCTGTCGACTCCGTTGACTCGGCGCCGCGACAAGGTGACTCGTCTTCGAGTTTCCTCGACCTCCCCGCGGGGTTGGCGATTAACttattagggtttcagattaaGTTAATGTTCATGTTCATAACTTACCCGCTGTTGTTCGTGTTTTATTCATGCATGTTTTTCATGGATCCTTTGGGGACAACGAAGAGGGGCAAGGTTTTCCTTGTAGGGATTTTGAACAGAGGGTGGTGTGGTTTGTTTCGGTGCATTAGGCCTTATGTCAGTAGATGGTTCAAGGAGAACGAATCGGTTTGGAGCGTGGCTTTGCGGTGGGGGTGGGGGGTTTTGTGCTCAGTCTATGTTGGTTGCGTTTTGTTTGGTCTTCTGGTTTCGTCGTTTGTGTTTAGTATGTTGTTGATGAAGTATTTGGTGGAGAAGCCGATTCAGATGAGGGAGGTTTTGAACTTTGATTATAGCAAGCATAGTCCTGTCGCATATGTGCCGATAATGTCGTGTGCCGGTGTTATTGGTGGTATAGGTTCCGAGGATAAGGATGATGATCGGAAGTGGGTGGGTGAACGGTTTATACCTTCTAAGCACAAGGTGCAACTCACTGTTGAGTTAAGAGTGCCAGAGTCAGGATACAACAGAAACCTTGGGATCTTTCAG ATCAGGGTAGATTTCCTATTGCCTAATGGTAAAGCTATTGCAAGCTCAAGTCAACCTTGTATGTTAAGATTCAGAAGTCAGCTTATCCGCCTAATCACTACTCTTCTAAAGATTGTTCCTCTTGTTACTGGCTATACATCCGAAACTCAGACTCTGAATGTGAAGATGAGAGGTTTCAAAGAAGGAGATCTACCTACTTCGTGTTTCAAAGTGACCCTTGAGCAACGAGCAGAATATCAACCAGGTGCAGGCATTCCTGAAATATATGATGCATCTCTGATTGTTGAATCGGAACTTCCATTGTTCAAGAGGATTATTTGGCTTTGGAAGATGAGCATTTTTATATGGATCGCGATGATGGCATTCTTCACAGAGTTAATCTTTGCTCTTGTGTGTTGCACGCCTATCATTATTCCGAAAACAAGGCAAAGGCTGGATTCAGCTCGCCGTCCTGCAACCTTAAACCGTCCTCAGGCACTAGATTGA
- the LOC108341920 gene encoding nodulin-26 has protein sequence MSVVADNSANGGNHQVVLNVNGETPKKCDPSTNQDCVPLLQKLVAEVVGTYFLIFAGCASVVVNLDKDRVITQPGISIVWGLTVMVLVYSVGHISGAHFNPAVTIAHASTRRFPLKQVPAYVIAQVVGSTLASGTLRLLFNGKNDHFTGTLPAGSDLQSFVIEFIITFYLMFVISGVATDNRAIGELAGLAVGSTVLLNVMFAGPITGASMNPARSLGPAIVHNEYRGIWIYLVSTTLGAVAGAWAYNFIRYTNKPVREITQSASFLKGDQAD, from the exons ATGTCGGTGGTGGCTGATAATTCCGCAAACGGTGGAAACCACCAGGTTGTTTTAAATGTGAACGGCGAAACCCCCAAAAAGTGTGATCCCTCGACCAACCAAGACTGTGTTCCCCTCTTGCAGAAG TTGGTGGCAGAGGTGGTGGGAACGTACTTTTTGATATTTGCAGGGTGTGCTTCGGTGGTGGTGAACCTTGACAAGGACAGAGTGATAACACAACCAGGGATTTCAATTGTTTGGGGACTCACTGTTATGGTTTTGGTTTACTCTGTTGGTCATATATCTGGTGCTCATTTCAACCCTGCTGTAACCATTGCTCATGCTTCCACCAGAAGGTTCCCACTGAAGCAG GTACCGGCTTATGTGATAGCTCAGGTGGTTGGATCCACACTTGCCAGCGGAACTCTGAGACTTCTATTCAATGGCAAGAATGACCATTTCACAGGAACACTCCCCGCTGGTTCTGACTTACAATCTTTTGTGATCGAATTCATAATCACTTTTTATCTCATGTTTGTCATTTCTGGAGTTGCCACCGATAACAGAGCG ATTGGTGAGTTGGCAGGGCTTGCAGTTGGATCGACGGTACTGCTAAATGTGATGTTTGCCGG GCCAATCACAGGGGCATCGATGAATCCAGCAAGAAGCTTAGGGCCAGCAATTGTGCACAATGAGTACAGAGGAATATGGATATATCTGGTGTCAACAACTCTTGGAGCTGTGGCGGGTGCATGGGCCTACAATTTCATCAGATACACTAACAAGCCAGTGCGTGAAATCACCCAGAGTGCCTCTTTCCTCAAAGGTGATCAAGCCGACTGA